Proteins found in one Siniperca chuatsi isolate FFG_IHB_CAS linkage group LG22, ASM2008510v1, whole genome shotgun sequence genomic segment:
- the LOC122869904 gene encoding GTPase IMAP family member 7-like, giving the protein MDVSNRRIVILGKTGAGKSSLANTIFGEKLFKIDHTLNSETSECQAKTKSVNGRSITLIDTPGFFDTDMSEEELKPEIVRCITECSPGPHAFLIVLKVEKFTEQERAVINKINEYFSEEVFKYATVVFTHGDQFPEGQTIEDFVSLNKMMSDLVKKCGSRCHVIDNKYWNKNPKDKNRSNQFQVEELLNTIDKITEANNGSCYTNEMLQAVEEEIQQEEEHIRLLSGNMSEEEVREQAKGRVYTTLLVKFAGTTTGSLLGAFYGVAVMVGLVATVLNETSKPVQLQQAIGKLAKAALGGGAVITGGAVLTGGAEGGVAGAAVAGGTAGITLGIVTGTSAAVGALIGGVTGYHAAEGADTPLDAAKRAAEAVRNEAQSVLDEANDVMNRLRAKF; this is encoded by the exons ATGGACG TGTCAAACAGAAGAATTGTCATCTTGGGAAAAACTGGAGCTGGGAAAAGCAGCCTGGCTAACACCATATTTGGAGAGAAACTGTTCAAGATCGACCATACTCTCAACTCTGAAACAAGTGAATGTCAAGCAAAAACCAAATCTGTCAATGGAAGAAGCATCACCTTGATTGACACTCCTGGTTTCTTTGACACAGATATGTCTGAGGAGGAGCTGAAGCCTGAGATAGTGAGATGTATCACAGAGTGCTCTCCTGGGCCTCATGCTTTTCTCATTGTGCTTAAAGTGGAGAAATTCACAGAGCAGGAGCGGGCTGtcatcaacaaaataaatgaatactttTCTGAAGAAGTCTTCAAATATGCAACAGTTGTCTTTACTCATGGAGACCAGTTCCCTGAAGGACAGACAATTGAGGACTTTGTCAGTCTGAATAAGATGATGAGTGATTTGGTGAAGAAATGTGGCAGCCGGTGCCACGTCATTGATAATAAATACTGGAACAAAAATCCAAAGGATAAAAACAGGAGCAACCAGTTCCAGGTGGAGGAGCTTCTTAACACAATAGACAAGATAACTGAGGCAAACAACGGAAGCTGCTACACTAATGAGATGCTACAagcagtggaggaagaaatACAACAAGAGGAGGAGCACATAAGACTGTTATCAGGAAACATGTCAGAGGAAGAGGTCAGAGAGCAGGCCAAGGGCAGAGTATACACGACGCTTTTGGTCAAATTTGCAGGTACAACAACAGGTTCATTGTTAGGAGCATTTTATGGTGTAGCAGTGATGGTTGGATTAGTTGCCACAGTTTTAAATGAGACTTCAAAGCCAGTACAATTACAACAAGCTATAGGCAAACTAGCAAAAGCTGCATTAGGAGGAGGAGCAGTAATAACAGGAGGAGCAGTACTaacaggaggagcagaaggaggagtagCAGGAGCAGCAGTAGCAGGAGGAACAGCTGGAATAACATTAGGCATAGTTACAGGGACATCTGCTGCAGTGGGAGCACTAATAGGAGGTGTTACAGGATATCATGCAGCTGAGGGAGCAGACACACCACTGGATGCAGCAAAGAGGGCAGCAGAGGCTGTCAGGAATGAGGCCCAATCTGTCTTAGATGAAGCAAATGATGTTATGAACAGACTAAGAGCCAAGTTTTAA